The proteins below are encoded in one region of Thermococcus peptonophilus:
- a CDS encoding type I restriction endonuclease: MLRWNTVKDVINHIKTTQNKIPNEESTKQHLVLPILMALGWDVFDPDEVMPEEKTGEGRPDYALKLNGKTVAFLEVKSVKEWVLRDGKIRMGYLRQLARYCFDRGVRVGILTNGLQWVMIKSFEPEKDLEERVILAVDLNAQEPSRAAERLRWLSKEKINQYNEIPAEYRKIPLQKPPAGIEPPHPTGEMHKSSTGTTKFRTLYVTAWEVDLPSSAIDVDQLVGKDLRGYVPSRLFVNFKGKWHEVSISHAENWPRARIAWSSITAMAVRFLYDQGIRDFPYVGKYLSKEPLSINIQYTAKIGDWYLYGPEGGKQAVETLHKLAKHTGTKIAIELQKIR, from the coding sequence ATGCTCCGTTGGAATACTGTAAAGGATGTTATTAATCACATCAAAACCACCCAGAATAAAATCCCAAACGAAGAATCCACAAAGCAACATTTGGTGCTACCGATTCTTATGGCTCTCGGCTGGGATGTCTTTGACCCAGATGAAGTTATGCCAGAGGAGAAAACTGGCGAAGGCCGGCCAGACTACGCTCTTAAGCTGAATGGCAAAACAGTCGCATTCCTTGAGGTGAAGAGTGTAAAGGAGTGGGTTCTGAGGGATGGCAAAATCCGTATGGGTTACCTCAGACAGCTTGCACGTTACTGTTTTGACCGCGGGGTCCGCGTGGGAATTCTTACAAATGGCCTCCAGTGGGTGATGATAAAATCATTTGAGCCAGAGAAAGACCTCGAAGAGCGTGTTATTCTCGCCGTTGATTTAAACGCGCAGGAGCCTTCACGGGCAGCCGAGAGATTAAGGTGGCTGTCAAAAGAGAAAATCAATCAATACAATGAAATTCCTGCGGAATACCGGAAAATACCTCTCCAGAAACCTCCAGCAGGCATCGAGCCGCCCCATCCAACAGGGGAGATGCACAAATCGAGCACAGGAACCACAAAGTTCAGAACATTGTACGTTACTGCTTGGGAAGTGGATTTACCGTCTTCTGCGATTGATGTTGACCAGCTGGTAGGGAAAGACCTCAGAGGATACGTTCCCTCCCGCCTCTTCGTAAACTTCAAAGGAAAATGGCATGAGGTTTCAATTTCTCACGCTGAAAACTGGCCGAGAGCAAGGATTGCGTGGAGTAGCATAACCGCGATGGCAGTAAGGTTCCTTTATGATCAGGGCATCAGGGATTTCCCATACGTCGGAAAGTATCTCTCAAAGGAACCTCTTTCCATAAACATACAGTATACGGCAAAGATTGGTGATTGGTACCTTTATGGTCCTGAAGGTGGCAAGCAGGCTGTCGAAACGCTTCATAAACTCGCAAAACACACTGGTACAAAAATCGCGATTGAACTACAAAAGATCCGGTAA